CGAGTCACTCGTGCTCACGGGCGCGAAGGACATCCCGGCCGACGCCGATGCCGTGATCGTCGCGGGTCCGGACCACGCGCTGTCCGACGGCGAGCTCGCGATCCTGGACGCGTATTTGAAGCGCGGCGGGGCGCTCCTGGTGGCGCTCGATCCGGCGGTGGAGACCCACCTCGAAGGCCAGCTCAAGGCCTGGGGCATCGACGCCGGCCCCGAAGTCGTCGTGGAGCAGCAGCTCCAGCTCTTCGCCGGGCCGTCGATCGGCGTGCAGATCGTGGTGCAGAAGTACGGCGCGCACGCGATCACCGAGAAGCTCAACGCCCAGACCCCGACCATGTTCCGGCTGGCGCGGCCGGTGCGGCGCGCCGAGGGCAGCGAGGCCAACGTGACCGAGCTCGCGCTGACCAGCCCCGAGAGCTGGGCCGAGTCCGACGTGAAGGACCTTCTGGCCTCGAAGCCCGTGTCACTCGACCCCACCAAGGACCGCGCGGGCCCGCTCGCGCTCGCGGTGGCGCGCGAGTTCGCCCCGTCCGACGGCGCCAAGCGCGGCGGCCGGCTGATCGTGGTGGGTGACTCGGACTGGCTGCGCAACCGCTACGTGACCGAGGTCTTCAACGCCGACCTGTTCCTGAACATGACCGGCTGGCTCACGGGCTCGGAGCAGTTCGCGACCATCGACCGCAAGCGCCCGCGCGCCGCCACGGTGAATCTCACGCTGGAGCAGTTCGCGAACTTCCGCTTCCTGGCGCTGTTCGCGTTGCCGGAGCTGATCCTCTTGCTCGGGGTGCTGAATTGGTGGCGCCGGAGGGCCTGAGGTGAGCTCGCGCTGGACCTTCGCCCTGGTGGCGCTCGCCGCGGCGCTCGGCGCCTGGGTGTACTTCGGCGAGGTGCGCGGCGACGTGCGCAAGCAGGAGCGCGAGACCGCGGAGAAGCACGTCTTCGGCGTGGAGTCGGCGAAGGTCACCGCGCTCGAGCTGCCGCTCACCGACAACCGCACCGCGCGCCTCGAGCGCGACGGCCAGAACGGCTGGAAGCTCGAGTCGCCCGTGGCGTATCCGGC
The nucleotide sequence above comes from Myxococcota bacterium. Encoded proteins:
- a CDS encoding GldG family protein, producing the protein MDALYGVVGAVLLAFGLIGLFAAAAPAIVGLHLVLGGGLLALAGLRSFRRVAEAMGTSNARIGANSLVQALVALVICGLLGYLTVRHPVHWDWTEAKEHTLAQGSLDTIAAIPKDGQLDLYAFFPRGAEGPAKTLLEQYQYAGQKADRKVTLNWFSPTEHPDLAQRFQVASTSGMVVVCSGPCDTAKGTVKVTDFTEQALTRAVRQVLSSKKKIYFLQGHGEADPEDRKGPGAAGVKGGLEDENATVESLVLTGAKDIPADADAVIVAGPDHALSDGELAILDAYLKRGGALLVALDPAVETHLEGQLKAWGIDAGPEVVVEQQLQLFAGPSIGVQIVVQKYGAHAITEKLNAQTPTMFRLARPVRRAEGSEANVTELALTSPESWAESDVKDLLASKPVSLDPTKDRAGPLALAVAREFAPSDGAKRGGRLIVVGDSDWLRNRYVTEVFNADLFLNMTGWLTGSEQFATIDRKRPRAATVNLTLEQFANFRFLALFALPELILLLGVLNWWRRRA